A part of Vigna radiata var. radiata cultivar VC1973A chromosome 11, Vradiata_ver6, whole genome shotgun sequence genomic DNA contains:
- the LOC106777437 gene encoding NDR1/HIN1-like protein 12, translating to MPSSHRDHGQAAEYQNQNQNQHHPHHYRRKLVNTHHDRNTHPLIWLAAILCTIIAIGVVVAGIVVFVGYMVIHPRIPVISVTKAHLDLLSNDYAGLLQTQLTIIVVAQNGNARAHATFSDINFNLSYQGQPIARMVAETFDVPRNSSKTLNYVVRSASIPLTPDQMEEVDESWKRDVIGFDLKGSARTRWRVGALGSVKFWSNLECELKFRPSNGSYIKHSRCTSESK from the coding sequence ATGCCGTCGTCCCACCGCGACCATGGCCAGGCGGCCGAGTACCAGAACCAGAACCAGAACCAGCACCACCCCCACCACTACAGAAGAAAATTGGTAAACACTCATCATGACCGCAACACACACCCTTTGATCTGGCTGGCGGCAATTCTCTGCACGATCATAGCCATAGGTGTTGTAGTAGCAGGCATAGTGGTTTTCGTGGGTTATATGGTGATCCACCCGAGAATCCCTGTGATAAGCGTCACCAAAGCTCACCTTGACCTTCTAAGCAACGACTACGCTGGTCTTCTCCAAACTCAACTCACCATCATCGTGGTGGCCCAGAACGGGAACGCCAGGGCCCATGCAACATTCTCCGACATAAACTTCAACCTCAGCTACCAGGGCCAGCCGATAGCAAGGATGGTTGCCGAAACCTTTGATGTTCCCAGGAACAGCTCCAAGACTCTGAACTACGTTGTTCGGTCTGCTTCCATCCCCTTGACACCTGACCAGATGGAGGAAGTGGATGAGTCATGGAAGCGTGACGTGATAGGGTTTGACTTGAAAGGAAGCGCGAGAACAAGGTGGAGAGTAGGAGCCTTAGGTTCAGTTAAGTTCTGGAGCAACTTGGAGTGTGAACTCAAGTTTCGCCCTTCCAATGGGAGTTACATTAAGCACTCACGCTGCACCTCTGAGTCCAAATGA